The window AAGCGGGCGCGGACGTACTGTTCATCGACTGTGCGCACGCGCACAACCTGAACGTCATCGACGGGGCACGGGAAATCAAGGAATCAGTCGAGGCGGACGTGGTCGTCGGAAATATCGGCACGCGAGAGGCGGCAGAGGAGATGGTAGACTTCGCGGACGGCCTGAAGGTCGGTATCGGCCCGGGGAGTATCTGTACGACTCGTGTCGTCAGCGGGTCGGGAATGCCCCAGATTACGGCCATCTCACAGGTAGCCGACGTTGCAGCGAAACACGACGTGCCGGTCATCGCAGACGGTGGGATTCGTTACTCCGGCGACGCGATCAAGTCGATCGCGGCGGGTGCGGACGCCGTCATGCTCGGTTCGTACTTCGCGGGTACCGACGAGGCGCCTGGACGTGTCATCACCATCGAGGGGAAAAAGTACAAGCAGTACCGTGGAATGGGAAGCGTCGGGGCGATGAAGAGCGGCGACGGTGACCGCTATCTGAAGGACGAACCACAAGACGAGGAGGAGTACGTTCCGGAAGGTGTCGAGGCTGCAAAACCGTATAAAGGAACGCTCGAAAGCGAACTCCATCAGCTCGTCGGTGGAATGCAGTCCGGCATGGGCTACGTCGGTGCGGAGACGATTCCAGCGTTTAAAGAGCGCTCGGAGTTCGTTCGCGTTTCCTCCGCGGGCCAGACAGAAGGCCACGCACACGACGTGATGATTACGGACGAAGCGCCAAATTACAGCCCGGGCGAGTAGAATACCACGATTTTTTCGCGTTGATCTGTGATCTATAAAGCCGCATTGAGAGCGCTATTTATCAAATCACACTACCAACTAGCATATAGATAATAATATTGTCATCTAGATCACGATGATGTGACGAAATCATTGGAGGGGAGCCGATAGATAGCGTTCGATATCATTTATCCTTTGCAGACTTATAATGTATTCGTATATGAAGCAAAATGGATACCTATCGGTAACAGATATGTCCTTTTGAATAACTCTCATGAGAGGCAAAAATGACATCAAATAAGGGTTCCAATTCGAGCTCTGAAGTTGCTACAACTAGACGTGAATATCTCAAACTTGGTGTGTCTGCGGTTACCGCGACGGCTCTCGGCGCTTCGGTATCGGGCCACGCCACTGCAACACCGTCGAGGTCGAGTTATACGATCAGGAGTGGAACAGACGAGGAAACCACGGTGTACGTCACCGAGGGATCCACCGATGGGCCGACGCTACTGGTAACCGGAGGCGTTCACGGCGACGAACAAAGTGGATACCTCTCAGCCGGACGGATAAAGGACTGGGACATCGATGCTGGGAAACTCGTCGTCATTCCGAAAGCGTGCAAGCCAGCCATCGACGCAGGAAGCCGACAGTTTTCGGACGGGGATCTAAACCGACATTTCCCGCACGGAAGTAACGAAGAATCCGCCCTTGCAAGTGCTATCTGGGACGTTGCGGTACAGGAAAACATCGACTTTCTCTGGGACCTGCACAGTTCGTACGGGATTTACGAATCCGGCGACGGTGGTGTCGGGCAGGCTTTGTTCGCCACCGATGCGGGTGATGCGGGCGTCCACTCGAAAGCCATTCGCGACTATCTGAACCAAGAAGTTCTCGACGACTCGCTCGATAGCAAGTACGATTTCAGGGAGCATACCCACGACAACGATGGCGCACGCGACATGCTGAAACACAAGGTCGGTGCATCACTCGACACGCCTGCCATCATCTTCGAAGCGACGGAGAAACTGTCCCTCGACCGGCAGGTGAAATACACGACTGCCGCTGTCGAACGTTTCATGTACCGATTTGGACTCCTCGAAACGCGACTCGCGACCGAAAAAACGGGTGGCATACGCTACGACGGGGATGCGACGGCTATCGATGCCTCAGTGGACAGCAACGGGAAACGGTCGGGTCTGACCTTCGGTTTCACCAACGATGCTGGCCACGAGTTGACGATAACCGGTCTCACCATCGACCCGTCGAACGCCGCCATCGACGAACTGTCCGATCACTCCTATGACGAGGGTCGGTGGACCAGCGAACTCCACATCGCCGCCGACGTGCAAGACGGTCTCACCGATGTCAACGGCGGTCTCACACTCCCGGGAAGCATCGACCTCGACGCCGACGGCCACAGCGACAGCGCCGATTGTAACGCCATCATGTCCCCCGGTTCGTCGGCCACCGTCTCGCTGTACCAGTTCGAGTCCGGCGGCACACCCGTCGATATGGTCGGCGAAAGCGTCGATGTGACCGTCGATTACCGATTACCGAGCGGACGAGCTGGCTCGACATCGTTCACCCTCTCGCCACCGGGACTCGGATACGAAGGCGATGCAGTGGCCATCGATGCCTCGGTCGATACCAATGGAAAACGGTCGGGCGTCCAGTTCGGTGTGACGAACGATACCGCCCACGAGTTGACGATAACCGACCTCACCATCGACCCGTCGAACGACGCCATCGACGAACTATCCGACCATTCGTACGACGAGGGACTGTGGACCAGCGAACTCCACATCGCTGCCGACGTGCAAGACGGTCTCACCGACGTAAATCACGGCCTTACCCTTCCGGGGAGCATCGACCTCGACGCCGACGGCCACAGCGATAGTGCTGATTGCAACGCCATCATGTCTCCCGGTTCGTCGGCCACCGTCTCACTGTATCAATTCGAGTCCGGCGGCACGGCCGTCGATATGAGTGGCGAAACGGTAACGATCACCATCGACTATACGCTCGGTGATGGCAGTCGCGGCACTCGAACGCTTCCGCTTACCCTCTAAGGAGTTCGCCTCGACCCAGTGTTTTGCCCCTTGCAACCTGCTCAATCCGGTTTCTCTTTTCCCGCGGTCCCGCTCACGAGTTGCCCGTCATCTACGATGATGCGCTCGAAATGCTGGTCGGAAGGTCGTCGAAAATCACGATAGCCGTTTCACTCCTACAATCAGTTCGTCACAAAAGCGGGCCGGGCGCGATTTGAACACGCGACCGTCTGATTAAGAGTCAGACGCTCTGCCTAACTGAGCTACCGGCCCAACGCATTTTGAAAATGCGTGGTGTGACGTAAATACGTTTCCTTTCAGAACGCAGTCTGCCGGTTTGCGCCCCGGAAAGATACCCGAACTGCGTCCCGGTAGCCGTCACGCAAACCGATTCTCCGGTGTGACGTCGGCAGGTGCAAAGCAGAGATTATCCGCTTCCAAAGATATCGTCCCGGTGCCGACGAACCCCCGTATTCGTCGAGTTCGATAGGATTGGGTACCGTTTTCGCTGACCGTCGATGTCCGATTGCGTAACGGGCAAGTATTATTCGAAAGCTATTTGTGATGAATCCATAAAACTACATCGTAAGGAAAACACGGCGATGGGCTGGTTTCGCGGTGGCTTCGGGAGGATTAAGTACCGGCCCAGATAACGGACCAATAGTAATGAGCGCCGGGATACCTATTTCTTCGATGTCTTCGTACGCCATTCTCGGCTGTGGAAGCGTCGGCTACGCCGTCGCCGAGGAACTCGTAGAACAGGGTAAGGAAGTCCTTATCGTAGACCGGGATACCGATCGGGTCGAGGCGCTTCGCGACCAAGACCTGAACGCGCAGGCAGGGGATATCAGGGACGAATCGGTTGCGGAAGTCGTTGGCGGGCGAGACGTCGTCCTCATCCTCTCTTCGGACGTTGCCGCGAACAAGGAAGCAGTATCGAACCTCCAAGCCCGTGGTGGCGAGCGATTCATCGTCGTTCGGGCGAGCGACCCCGTTTCGGCGGACGAGCTCACCGAGATGGGCGCGGACATCGTTATCAATCCATCCACGGTCATCGCGAATTCCGCGCTCCGGTCGCTCGAATCGGGCGAGTTAGAATACAATGCGAGACAGCTTTCGACGGTTATCGAGGGCACTCCCGATAAACTCGCAATCCTCACACACGACAACCCCGACCCGGACTCCATCGCCAGCGCCGCCGCCTTGCAGTCGATTGCCGAAAGCCTCGGTGTCGAGGCCGATATCCTCTATCACGGTGAAATCGGTCATCAGGAGAACCGAGCGTTCGTCAATCTCCTCGGTATCGAACTGCTGCAGCGAGACGAGGTCGATATCGACGAGTACGATACCTTCGCGCTCGTCGACCACATGCGTGCGAGCGAACCCGAACTCGATCATCCGGTCGATATCCTCATCGACCACTACGAACCCGAGGGTGAGTACGAGGCCGAGTTCTCGGACGTTCGTCCGAATGTCAGCTCCACATCGACCATCATGACGAAGTACGTTCAGGAGTTCGACATCAACCTGAGCGAGGAAGTTGCCACGGCACTCCTGTACGGAATCCGTGCGGAGACGCTGGATTTCAAACGCGATACCACGCCTGCCGACCTCACTGCGGCGGCCTATCTTTACCCGTTCGCCAATCATGATACGCTCGAACAGGTCGAATCGCCGTCGATGTCGCCCGAAACGCTCGACGTATTGGCCGAAGCCATCACCAGTCGGGACGTTCAGGGGAGCCATCTCGTCACCAACGCGGGATTCATTCGTGACCGGGACGCGCTGACACAGGCCGCCCAGCATCTACTCAACCTGGAAGGCATCACGACGACTGCTGTCTTCGGAATCGCGGACGATACGATCTACCTCGCCGCTCGTTCGAAAGACATTCGCATGAACATCGGCAACGTTCTGCAGGATGCCTTCGAGGATATCGGCGAAGCGGCAGGCCATTCCACCCAAGCGAGTGCGGAAATTCCACTCGGCATCTTCACGGGTATCGAATCGAACGAAAACAACCGGGATACCCTGCTGTCGCTCACCGAGGAAGCTGTGAAAAAGAAGCTGTTCGACGCGATGGGCGTCGATGGCGAGACGAACGGGAATTAAACGGCCGCTTCTTCTTCCTCTTCAGTACCTTTCATCCGCTCGACAACGTCGTTGACGAGGATGACGTCGCCGACCGCGCGTACCCAGCGATAAGGGACGACGACCCCCCGTCCCGGTTCGATTTGGTTGCCGAACAGTTCGTCGTTGATGCCGCCAAGTGCGAGACCCGTCACGGCCGTTTCGTCCAGATTGAGGCGTACATCGTCTACCTCTCCGACAAATACACCGTTGTTGGAGTACACCTCCCGTCCGACAAGCGTCGTGATTTCTTCAGGGTTACCGTCCATATGCACGACGATTGTATGCGCGGGTCTTAACTCTTGGTAGACGTTTTATGACCAATCGAAACTACAACTCATCCAGAACGGACCCGAACACGTCCAACCCCTCCCGAACCGTCTCGGAGTCGAGACCTAGACTCAAGCGGAACCGGCTCCTGTCATCGAAAAACCGCCCCGGAACGACGAGCACGCCCTCCTCCCATGCGGCCTCGGATACTTCGTTACCGTCCGCCGACTCGTGCTGGAAGAAGCCGTAGGTACACCCCGGTGAGGCGGTACCCGTGAGATCGTCCCGCCCCGAGACGAACTCCGCGAGCAGTTCGCGATTTTCGATGATTCGTTCGCGTGACTGCTTTGCGAGGTGGTCATCGTTGTAGAGTGCTCGGCGGGCCAATGCCATCGCAGGCCCCGAAATAGCTGGCACGTGGTACATGACGGATTTGGCACGGGATACGAACTCGGCATCCGCGACGAGCCACCCGACTCGAACCGACCCGAACCCGTGGAACTTCGTCAGCGAGTTCGTAATGATCGTGTTCGGAAGATCTACCGCCGTCGGCCCGCCGAAAACTGAGGGCTCGTTGCTATCACAGAACGGAGCGTACACCTCGTCGACGAGAAGGTGTGCATCGTGGTCAGCGGCGACTCGGCTGGCGTCGGCGATTGTGTTTCTCGTTGCACGACTTCCGCTGGGGTTGTGACGGTTCGTGATGACGATACATTCCGTATCATCGGTCGTCGCGGATTCGATTCGGTCGGGATCGAGCGCGTAGTCGTTTTCGGCCGGTCGTCGAAATCGGTCGACGACGGCCCCCAGCCCCTTCGGTGTTTGGACGAGGGGCTCGTAGCCCGGCTTTTCGACGAGGACGCGTGGCTCGTTCTCATCGTTCTCGTCGTCCGTTTTCGTCCCACCGGCTACACCATTTATCGTAGCGGCGACTGCGATGAAATTCGCGTGTGTTGCCCCCGCAGTGACGAGGACGTTCTCCGTTTCGACATCGTATTCCTCGGCGATGATCGTTTCGAGGTCGAGATCTTCCGGCGGTGCCGGAAGGTCGGCGAGTTCCGGCGGGACAACACCGTCCGGTTTAGGCATCGTTCGGCGAAGGTCGCTCGACCCGAGATCGTGCACCGTCGTCTCGGGGCGATCAGAAAGCCAGTCGAGATATTCGATATCAGGGAACACGCTGGATGCTACGACAACGAGTGTATTAACGTTCGGGAAGGTTGCAAAACGGAGCAATATTTGTATTTTTCACATGAACGGTGTTTGCTCGGTTTGCATGTGTGGTATTCACACATATATTGAAACGGATACTCTCAGTTTCAGTTATCGGCGAAGTCTCGAAAAGTAGAAAAGGGGACGCCGGTAAGGACACCGTAACAGAGGTCTTCGCTGATTCAAGCGAGCGAGTCTCAACGGCAAATGGGCGAGTAACCGGTGGTTACTCAATACGAACCGGGGATAATGTGTTACTCGCAAAGTCAGTCCCCCGAAGGGGTGTTCGCTATGGCCGATTATTTCGTCCGTTACAACCCCCTTTTCCGCCAAGGGCTGGTTTCTCTTGGGACATGAACAAATATTCCAATTAATTTCCTATCGACATCATTTAGAAAAAGCTATTCTCAATGCCTCCCACGTCTCGAATGCGATGACGGAAAGTAATGACACGTTAACGGCGTACCTCGCGGAGAATCCACGAATGGCTGGCGTCCTGTTCACCATCTGTCTGCTACTCACACAAACCGGAAACGCGACGGCAGCGTGCTGCGGAACGATCGGATAATCGCTACAACTTTTCGAGGCCGATATCGGTCGACCAACCGAACTCACCATCGACGATTACAGGAATCTGTTCCAGTCGGAAGAACTGGACTAGCGTATCCCGATCGACGGATAGCTTTGGCGTCGAACCACCGTTCAAAAAGTACGTTTCGATGTTTTCGATAAACGGGGTGATGATGGATCCCATCCCTCGCTCGACCGTCGGATAGGTTATGAGTTGAACGTCGTACTCGTCGTCGGTATCCGTTTCAGTGGTGACATCACACAGAATCGGCGTACCGCTTTCACTCTGCGCGATTTCGATGCTCCCATCCCCGACGACGATGTACTGATTACCGACTATCTGTCGGTTCCGGGCGATGGTAAGGGCGGATCGGAGGGAGAATCCTCGATTGAGAAGCCGAGCGATGGTACGCCCGATTTGAATCGCGCTTTTGTTAGCGATTTCACTGTACGTGACTATTCCTCCGATGCTGCCGGATTCGATCAGTTCCAATCCCTGTTCGTAGGACCGACAACCGTTCAAAAGGAACGTCTCGACCCCAACGTCATCGATCGTACCAACATCGAGTTCGCCATCATGGCAGATGAATTTTCCATCCTTGACGTGGCCGATGTAGTGCAGAAAATCGGTGGAAGCGGTGAGAACCGATTCCAATTCACGGACGGAAAGGTTGCGATGTACGTCGATATCGAATCGAAGCTCCTGACGTTTTCCATAGAGATTGTTTCCACCATCGTACTCCGGGCTCATTTCTTGCTCGTTACAGACGACGGTGATATCGATTTCGCCCGTCGATGATGACCGTCCGAGTTTGTTCTCGAACGACTGTTTGATTAGTTTGTTCGCACCGATGGGCATCCCGCCACCGAGCCACGCGTGTTCCAAGGAGTCCGTTCGATTCGGCGCAACGTAGGAGTGGTGCGCTTGTTGCTGTCCACGGTGTTTTGCTTTCGTCCCGCGGAAGAAGCTATCGATTGGCTCCGGTGTTTCGGGCGACGGTTTGCGACGTTTTTCGCCCTTCGTCGAGATGAGGGAGAGGTTATTCACGAGATACGGAATCGCTTCGAGGTTCGTCACGTCCTCGGAGACGGTCGTCGAGAGTAACCACGTCGGAACATGCTCTTTTATCGTATCAAACGGAACGTCGAGGTAAGCTTCGATTTGCTCCGAGAGGCTCCGTTCGTACAACTCGTCGAAGGCGAAATCGAGGTCCGACTCGATCATTTGCCGTTCGTGGAGCGGTATCTGATAGAACCCCTCAGTTCGTGTGATACAATCGAGGAAAAGAGTCTGTTTGAGTACGCGTTCGATCTCGCCTTCGAAGCCTCTCTCTGGATGGGTGAGGGAATGAGCGAAGCCATCATCCGTGACGAGCGTCGGTTCGTCACCCGGAACGATATTCGCGCCCAAATAGTATGCGAGGGTGCTCGACGGATAGATCATCGACAGTTCGGGAGGCAGTTCGATTCGAACACCCGTCTCCGGACGTGAAATTTCGTTCGGGATGTGAAATCGGTCATCGAGTTCGATTTTGGGAGGATGTCCCCTGAGCGAGGGAAGCGACCGCTCGCAACTCCGTGTCTTGAGTGCCGAACCGAACGTCGAAAAAGCAGCCATCACGTCACGTGGGTCTGCCGTCGTCGTCACCGTCGCTCCTGGCTGTTCGTGATACGAGCGTGCCCCGATTCGAACCCGTGTTTCCGCCCCAAAATCGAACTCCATTCGATCCGCTGACGTAGCGATGGTGGCTTCGCTAGTCATTCTCAGATATATCTTGATCGGGGCGTTGAGTTCGATCAAATAGTCCCCTTTCGGAAGTTGTTCGTATGCAAAATCTTCGACTTTTGTCAACACATCCCCGTCCGCACTTCGGACATATGCGATAACGATGTGCGGTAAAACGAGCTTGTTGGTCGCGATTTCGGCCGCGTTGTCGATGGGGAACGAAAATTGATCGACGCCGGTCGAAGTCGGTTGGACAGGTGTCGAAGTCTGAATTGGGAACTGCCGCCGCTGAATGGGGTCGATGACCGTTATACCGGGGGCGTCGGTATCGGGCCGAAATATCGGTTTCATTGTTTCATTGATGTGCAACGATTTTGGCTCTGCCTTCGTGGAGGATGAATGCTCGCGTTCAACGACGTCGTTAGATCGAGAACCACGTCGTGGTGTAGTTCGTATCGTGTAGATGCCACCGCTGTTCCGGCCCGTCTTTGCCAATTTTCAGCTCGATAGTCACGTCGAACAGTGATTCGACCGCTTGAACCGAGGACGATTCGTATGCTTGCGGGAGGATGTACTGACCCATTCCGGAGACTTCCTCCACTGTCTCGGTGACCGTTTGCAAGAAATCGGTTACGGTCCGGTCATCTTCCTCGCTGGAGAGTATTTGTAGTGAGTCGAAACAAAAACGAAGTTCTCCCGGTTCGAATCCCATTTGTCGGCGCTGCAGTTCGAATATTTCCGTTCGAATCTCCGCTTCGAAGTCGTCGAGAGACCCATACACGGGCGATGTCGATAGCTGACTCGGGCTGTCACTGGTCTGTGCTTGTGCGGCCGACCGCACCGCAGCTTCGTACGTCAGGAGATGTGCGTGGTCGAGGTTCGCATTCGCCCGTGAGAGTCTCGTCCGAGCAACGTCGATGTCGCGTCCGTAGAGGGCGAACAGGTGGGTTCGGTCGCGAGCTACACCTCCCAAAAACTGTGCGCTCAACTGCTCGAAAACGTCCGTTGGCACGTCACCAGTGAGGAGTAAATTTCCGCCGGATCGTTTCAATCGTCCGAGTTCCGATTCGATCTCGACGGTGCCATCGCTGTCTGCAGTGACGTAGTGACCAGCGAGATGGAAGGTGACACACCCACTCGTGCGAGGCGTTCCATCTTGAAGCGGTTGGAATATATCCTCTAGCGCGTCCGGGTCAATACATTGATACAACGACTCGGGGACCTCGGCAGACCCGACTTTGGCTTCCTCCGCCATTTGTTGAATGATGAGTGCAGTTAAGCTATCCTCGCTCGTCCAATCGTATTGGAACGTTATGGGTGCCTCCACACCACACATGAACGGGGAGGTGGCATCGTCGTCTTGAATACTCATACTCTTGTACCGTTACTACCTCAACGGTCAAAAGTCCATGTGCTGTTTTGAAATGCTATCACAGAACATTATTTTTAGTAATTCCTGCCGTATGGAATCCTTATTAATTCCGAACACTTGTGATAAGAAAATTTATATAGTATAGGAAGGCGCTTTTTAATTCACAAAGTGTGAGTAAACGACGGTGAAAGTGACCAAATAGCAAAATCACGTGATTCATACATTGCTACGACAATAATAGTGTATGAGCGATACACCGAACGACCGGGAGCAGGTTCTCATAGAGTTGCTGAAATTCTTGGAAACCGTTGATCCCGATGTTCTCATTTCCACTTCCGAGATGGTGTATACGCTACTGAAAAAAGAACAACGACGGCATCTCATCCTCTATCTTACGGAACAGGAAACCGCGACACCGCTTTCACGGGTCGCAATGGAGGTCACGAGCCGTTGTAACGCTACTCCCTTTACCGAGGTTACTCCTTCCGAACAGGAACGAACACGTATCCGTCTTGAACAGGAACATCTCCCACGGCTTGCTGATTACGGCATTCTCTCCTGGAAATACGGTGACGAGATGGTGGATCCACTACCGGCGACACTCCCATCGGAGGAGGAGTGACGAAACCGGTTAGAACTTCCACCCCAAACATCTCCTCAGTGCAGGATACAATCGACTGGCTTCGCGGGCGACCGTACTACGAAGGGCAAATCGCTCGACACGAGACGATTCCCGGTCACGATGGCGAGTTTCGAGCAATTTCCCTCGAATCGCGTCTCGAATCAGCCCTTGCGAACCGCGGCATCGACCGACTCTACCGGCATCAAGCCGAGGCCGTCGAAGAGTTCCGGGCGGGGAAAAACATCGTCATCGCCACCCAAACCGCGAGTGGCAAGAGCCTCGCATACACGATTCCGGCGTTCGAACGGGCGATGGATCATGGGGGCAGAACCCTCTACATCGCTCCACAGAATGCCCTCATCAACGACCAAGAGGAGAACTTGTCGGAACTCGCTCGCGACCTGGGCTTTGGCAGTCGGGTCTCGGTAGACCAGTACACCGGACGACTCGACAAAAACGAGAAACGAGCGGTCCGTGACCGCCATCCAACCGTCCTACTCACGACGCCCGATATGCTTCATTATGCCCTCCTGCCGTACGCCCATCGTCTCTGGGATTGGTTTTTCAAGGGGTTGGAGACGGTCGTCGTCGACGAAGTACACGAATATCGCGGCGTCTTCGGCAGTCACGTGGCACTCGTCCTCGGACGGCTCGCGCGGATCTGCGACCGGTTCGATTCATCCCCGCAGTTCGTCTGCTGTTCGGCGACTATCGGTAATCCGGTCGAACACGCCAGTGCGGTCACCGGCCACCCCGAACCGACGTTTCACCTCGTGGACGACGACACGAGTCGGACGGGCCCGACCCACTGGGTGCTGTGGAATCCTCCGGAATACGAGGACGAAAATCGCGGTAGTGGACGCAGAAAGTCGAGTCACGGCGAGACGAAGCGACTGTTCACCGACCTCGTCACTCAGGACTATCAAACGTTGGTGTTCACCCGAGCCAGACAGGCCGCGGAACGCTACGCGATGGAGAGTGCGGACGAACTCCGGCGGCGAGGGGAACAGGATGCCGCCTCCGAAATATCGGCGTATCAAGCCGCGCTTCGAAACGACCGGCGACAGGAGCTGGAGTCGGGACTCCACTCCGGCGACGTTCGCGGCGCGTGGAGCACGAACGCGCTGGAACTCGGCGTGGATATCGGCGGTCTCGATGCCGTTTTGCTCGATAGCTATCCCGGGACGCGGATGGCGGCGTTCCAGCAGGCCGGGCGAGCAGGTCGGGGAACTGACGCCTGCCTCGTCACCCTCGTCGCCGGCGAAGATCAGTTAGACCAGTTCCTGATGCGGAATCCCGACGAATTCTTTTCGGGCGAGCCTGAACGAGCGGTGGCAAATCCGAGAAACGAAGAACTGCTACCGGACCACGTTACATCCGCCGCTCGCGAATCGTGGCTTTCGCCCGACGACGAGCGGTACTTTGGCGAGGAGTTTCCCGGTCTCGTCGCCGATCTCGAATCGGATGGCGAACTGAAACGCCGACGGACGGATACCGGCGTTCGTTGGGTGTTCGATGGCGATGGCAGCCCACAGCACGAAATGAGCCTGCGAACGATCGACGAGCGGGAAATCGACCTGCTCGACCGCTCCCGTGACGATGTTATTTCCTCATTGCCCTTCAGCGACGCACTGAACGATGCCCATCCCGGTGCCATCTATCATCACCAAGGGCAGTCGTACGAGGTGGTCGACCTGGATTTGACGAAGGACGTGGCAGAACTGTCCCCCACGTGGGCGGACTACCACACGAAAACGCTCCACGAGAAGGGGATTACGGTCGAAGAAGATGTAGACGAAAAGACACTCTCGACTCGGTCCGACTGTATCGTACGATTCGCCGACGTGACGATGAGAAAACGTATCACCGGGTTCGAGCGGCGGGACGCGAAACGCGGTGAGACGCTCGGAAGCGAATCACTCGACCTGCCGGAACTCACGCTCCGGACAAAGGCGCTTTATTTCACGATACCGGACGATGTTGAGCGCGAACTCCGCGCCATGGACGGGGAGTTCGACGGCGCGATTCACGCCGCGGAACACGGGATGATTTCGCTCTTTCCGCTGGAACTGCTATGTGACCGTCGTGACATCGGCGGCCTCTCCACGCC of the Haladaptatus caseinilyticus genome contains:
- a CDS encoding DEAD/DEAH box helicase is translated as MQDTIDWLRGRPYYEGQIARHETIPGHDGEFRAISLESRLESALANRGIDRLYRHQAEAVEEFRAGKNIVIATQTASGKSLAYTIPAFERAMDHGGRTLYIAPQNALINDQEENLSELARDLGFGSRVSVDQYTGRLDKNEKRAVRDRHPTVLLTTPDMLHYALLPYAHRLWDWFFKGLETVVVDEVHEYRGVFGSHVALVLGRLARICDRFDSSPQFVCCSATIGNPVEHASAVTGHPEPTFHLVDDDTSRTGPTHWVLWNPPEYEDENRGSGRRKSSHGETKRLFTDLVTQDYQTLVFTRARQAAERYAMESADELRRRGEQDAASEISAYQAALRNDRRQELESGLHSGDVRGAWSTNALELGVDIGGLDAVLLDSYPGTRMAAFQQAGRAGRGTDACLVTLVAGEDQLDQFLMRNPDEFFSGEPERAVANPRNEELLPDHVTSAARESWLSPDDERYFGEEFPGLVADLESDGELKRRRTDTGVRWVFDGDGSPQHEMSLRTIDEREIDLLDRSRDDVISSLPFSDALNDAHPGAIYHHQGQSYEVVDLDLTKDVAELSPTWADYHTKTLHEKGITVEEDVDEKTLSTRSDCIVRFADVTMRKRITGFERRDAKRGETLGSESLDLPELTLRTKALYFTIPDDVERELRAMDGEFDGAIHAAEHGMISLFPLELLCDRRDIGGLSTPVHPHTGVSTIFIYDGYPGGVGLTREGYETVESLMRNTCEMIRDCNCDSGCPSCIQSPHCGNANEPLDKRLSSHLLSLLTE